ACTCCACCTTGCTCTCTGTCTTATTGAAGGTGGTCCAGGTCACCACCATAGAACCTGGAACTCCTGTAAAGAAAGACTCAATTATTGGACTTGTGATGTAGATTGATTTGACAGAACAACTGGATTCACTTACTGGTGCATTTATTAAAGCCAAGAGATGCTTATAAAAAGGCTGACCTTGCACAAGAGTAGTGCTTTTGATCTTGCCGCTGGCGAGATATAACCATCAGAAAGCTGAGATAAGCCACTGACCACTGGCCAGGTACTCATTTCATAAAGACACCAACATCAACTGCATTTAATGACTACCATGTTTTACCTTCACGGGTAATGAACGAAAGAACATTTATGCGGCGCAGACTGTGTGAATTATGGGTAACTTCAGTTATATGCATGGCACCTTTGACCTAAATGACTTACAAAGACTGCACGTGGAGTTTTTCCGAGCAACGGGGAACTTCAGACATGTTGTGCATTAAATATTTTGTCAAACATTTTGTCAAGACCTTAGTCATTAATGTTTCTATATTGTGAAAAGTGAAATTTccatgtttttactttattataaagcagttcaaggtgctatataaatactgtgaaagttaCAAAATGCTCAAATCTATAGAGAAATGAACACAGCCCATATTCAGGAACTTTGCCTTTAAATGAGCCATTAGTACTTCCGCACAGTTGTAATGTCGCAACTATatgttgaccaatcagagcagacttcGCTTATTCATGGGAGggccttaaagagacaggccCTTGAAATAGAGGGTTTTAGACAAAGGGTGAATACAGCCATATTCAGGCagagtatgacaaaaaaatatttttgagcATTAAAGcaagtaaaagtatttttgtagaaacacaaaatacaaatgtaaacctgaaaatgagtatAATATAGGACCTTTAAATTAGTTGCATTACATGAAAcaccgttgttttttttttaaatatcaagtTCACTAAAAGTGAATCTGAACTTCAGTTAACTTTTTGCAGAACAGTAACAAAACTTTCAGCGGCCCAGATGTACTAGGGCTTTCAGTCATTTTATTATTGAGTGATTTGTACAAAACATCTGTAAATCTGCAATCCATATGACCTGGATACTGGTTTGTATTACTAAGCAGAAAACTGtatctttaaatgaaaacacatgagGCTGATGGAAACACTTCAAATGCTTACCTGGATAAGAAAGGTGCACTTGCTCTGGCTGGGTCCAAATGGGAGGAACACCAAGCACCAACAGGGGTGCGAGGCTTAACAAGGCACAGGCAGCATGAACAGGAACCATTTTAACACAGGACTGCAGGAACAGCAACCTGGTTAAAGTAGTAACACACAcccagaaaataaaacaatcttGTCGCTGTAGTCACATGATGTTAAAAGCTTTCGTGACAAACATCACATGACTGAGCCTATCAATATAAAACCAAGTAAACCAATGGGTCTGTTTTGAATTATACACAGCATAGCCTCAATAGATCCTACCTGACCTCAGTGGTAATTTACACAAAAATCAGTGGCAGCGACATATGCACATACACGCACAGATACCGTGTTTAGGGTATCTGATGAGGACCTTTGTCGGCATCAGTCAACCTAAATGATGAAAATGCAGAACCAAAACAGCAGAGTCAGCAAGAAAAGCGCGGAAAGAGATGGTGTCAATAAAAACAGCTGATGTTTTTCATTGTGCAATTGAGGAAATCAAAGTGAGCTCAAGTACAGCAGAGATTAGCCCACAAGCCAAGGCTTGCCTCGGATCAATAAAGTGGTAAACAGCTGATGTGTCTCACTGATTGGAGTAAGGGCACTGTCATGGTCATGGCTCATAAAAGCAAAAGCAAGATGCATTTAAGCCAAAACACGACATGCTGATGTCATTTATTAGTTATGGTAACTATGGTAACTGACTCTCCAGTTGAATGTGTCTTTCAGTGGGATCAGCTGACTGACTTAAGACCACCAATCTAGACCACAGCTTTAATAAAAAGTTTAGTTCTTGAAATGTGCACCATTGACGTCTCAATGGTCGCTAGATGGTGCGCACTGCACAGACTAAATTCTGAATAGGATGCTTTATTCTCTGATACTGGGCAGTTGATATCGGATGTTAGCTGGTTGGCAGTCGCAACAGAATCAAAGGGAAGGTTTGACTTTATTATCCCTGCTTAGGAATGGGAAACAAGGTGAGTTACACCATTTAGGATACGTTATTTATTGTGTTGTAACGAAATGATATCCCGTGGAGGTTATAGACTATTTATGGACCACTGATTGTaacgttttttttgtctattagTGACAGCCTATTTGGCTAGCGTTTGTTGTTAGCTGGCGAATTCTTACTGTTATTCATTGTAGCGTTACGCTAGCGTTAAGTTACGTTTAACGTTACGCACAATACAAAGCTTTTTTATGTTGTCTACTAACAACAGGTAGGCACCAGTTTAAATATACTGAATAAGGCTCTCAAAAAGCTCAACTTGACccgaatacattttaaattggtAACCAAAAACACTCACAACGCAACTTAGCTGTTTAGTCAGGGATCAGTTCCTGTTTACGTCATTGCGAAGAAGATCAGACAATGCCCGCGTGGATTGTGGGAAATTGTGTTTTGCCTTTAGTGCCTTTAAGAAGATGAAAACGttattccttttttaaacaaatgaaagacataACAAAATACAATATGAATGTTGTGAATCATAGATTTAGTGACATAATTCATATTGTGATTATCTTATTGTTTTGACCTGACCACAATATCTGGCTGCGTGCGCTTGTATGTATTATTTCTAACGATTTATTACAACTAATTAAAAGGGGATTCTCTTTCTCTAGGTCTAATGGACTCCAACAGTGAAGACGGAGCGCACCAAAATCTTGAACATGCCTTACAACAAGATGCAGCCCAGTACGGTGTAACCTATCTtcatgggagaaaaacaaaagaggtgAGCTGGTTCACACATTATGATACACAAATGTATCTCTGTGTACTGGACCTCTTTTGCTTCTTAACTGTGTTATTTATCACTATGCAAAATTTGTTGTTACATCTAGGTGGAGTACAATAAAAATGAGAAGTTCAACAGAAAGAGGTAGGTCATTGCATATTTTGGTTACATTACAGGAAGTGCACAAGGTGATTTGGTTTACAACAGAATGTTTGAACACTTTACACTGCACAGGTATCCAGTAAGTCGCTCTGGCAACAACGCGGGAAGAGTGAAGCGGGTAGTGTCATGTAAGAGGAAGACCCATCATCTGACAGTGACTCGGAGAAAGCAGCTCGCGACTGGGAAGACTTATGATGCTGCAAACAAGGAGAATGAGATGAACTGCATGCAGGATATGCACCAGGAAATATTTGACATGGACCCTTGGGAGTTCCCACTAAATGTCACTAATAACCGCGAGACTGGTAATACTGGTTCGGAACAAGCCGGCTACTGTACACTCACTGAGGTCAGAAATACTATGACAACTcagatatatttcttttttgaggtttttatgatttttgttaTGAATTACTGTGTTACTAATATGCAGAAAAAACAATCTGAACCTAACAATGTTTTTCAGCTCGCAAGGGATCATAGCACAATGACTGACGTGCTCTATGGAAGACATCTGAGACTGAAAGTATCTTTAACGTTATGGCAGAGAAATGTTGGAGAGCTGTTGACATACTTTGTGAGGTACGTAGTTTGTAGTTGGGTTAAAAAATGTGATGCACAGAGTGTTTGCTAGAATTTCACAAGTATTTTAATGTTACCGTCTTTGTGCAGAATCCAAGATATTGGtgtgtttgttgattttctCCCACTGATAAGCAAAAGGTGAGTGACTCGAAATTGGTCTGAGCTACACTGCCTACAAGTGGATTAAATGTTGCTTTAACCTAATTGTCTCTGCAGCATTGAGGAGGATCCCCACAGGGTCACCATTGGCTATTGTGTTGACCTCTTTCCTTTAGTTAAGAAAGTCCTCACCAATCCATATGAAGAGTGAGTATTCCTTCTGCAATAAAGTGTTTCCTTTTTGCAGTGcaattgaattacagaattGAAGGTATCATGTACATAGGGGAACAGACAGTATGTGGAAGGACAATTACAAAAATACTATTAAATTAAGATTGCCTTCTATTCTCACAGGTATCTTATAGTTGGTTTAAAGTGGATAAGTTCAGTTTTGAAAAACTGGTGGGAGGACCTAAGAACAAGTGGCTGTAGTGGATCAACTACATGTAAACTTCCGAAGGATAGGTAAGTGTTGTTTTATGAGTTGTTGGATACTTCAGACAGAAATACTGTTTATATTCGAATAAAATTGTGTTgtcaaagatgaaaaaaaacattgggacaaagtaaaaaaaataacatgtaaaTCCAGAGAGGCCACTTAATAATAGCCAGAATTTGCCactattttcaatattttgccCAATGTGTTATTAGACTGCACAGCCATTGTGGTAGAGCATTAATTTATCTTCATTTTAGAAATTTCCAGGCATTTAATCAGCAGTTATTGGAGTTATGGTATCAGAACCCTTCACTGAAATCTGTTTCAGGAACTGCTGGAGACATGGCTAAGGTCAGTGCTGCATATATGAATAAATCATTACCACTGTCATCAttggttttacattttataatacaaaaaaagtcatcGTCTTGTATCATCATCTTTTTCCCCTAGGTCATTGACTCCTTCCTGTCTCAACTTACCTGACGGCATCAAAGAAACCGATAACAGATCTTTCTCTGGTAGCAGTTGACTCCGTAGATTAGAGCGACTGTTGTTTCCACGGAGAAGTGCCTTTAGCGTGTAGCTGTCCCTAGGGGATATCTTCATGTATTTATTGCCTGGCAGATGAAGTTGAACAGTTCAAATATTGAGAATGTGCAATATAAACTTAATAATTTGGCAAATTTGACTTGATGGTCTTTTCATTGAACAAGTAGGATGTTGTGGTCATGGAACATCAACAAGGAGTTTTATCATTGTGCAGTTTCAGTTAGGTCACAGAAACATGGATGAATGTAAGAATGTTGTTTCATTGCTATGTTGCGTATGCCTGTTCTCTTGGATTGCACCATTCATGATGAATAAAGATACTGTATTCAGTTATAAAGTGTCCGGTTTGAAATTTATATTTGTAATAACCAAAACAAAGGGTGGAATCCACTTCTTCTTTGGGAGAAGACAGCACCTCCATGTTTCCGCTTTATTAatggaaatacaaaacaaacatttctctgGAATTGTACATGCTACTTTAACTTAACACTGTTCTTTACCTCAAGTTAAAGTACGGTTAGAAAAATAAACTATCAGATCACCAGCAATACATTTCAGTTGAACCCCTACAATCCAGTCTCATCTGGACTTCAGCCTCATTTCGTCTTGAAGTGATTTTAGAGATATGGGTTTACATAGCTCATATCTCTCCATTTACATGTGGCATTATCTTACTTGACACAGATAAGTGGAGGGTTGGTGTCTGTCATTATGATGTGAACCTGAGGCTGAAGTCCACCTGTGACTGGGCAGGAGAAGCTGTGTGAAAGGACCTGCAATTCAGTGAACTGTCAGCAGTCAACGGTCCTGTTTGCATTCTAGTGCTTTTCATTCAGTAAGTGTTAACTAATACA
Above is a genomic segment from Etheostoma spectabile isolate EspeVRDwgs_2016 chromosome 20, UIUC_Espe_1.0, whole genome shotgun sequence containing:
- the LOC116670000 gene encoding KATNB1-like protein 1 isoform X1, with product MLAGWQSQQNQREGLTLLSLLRNGKQGLMDSNSEDGAHQNLEHALQQDAAQYGVTYLHGRKTKEVEYNKNEKFNRKRYPVSRSGNNAGRVKRVVSCKRKTHHLTVTRRKQLATGKTYDAANKENEMNCMQDMHQEIFDMDPWEFPLNVTNNRETGNTGSEQAGYCTLTELARDHSTMTDVLYGRHLRLKVSLTLWQRNVGELLTYFVRIQDIGVFVDFLPLISKSIEEDPHRVTIGYCVDLFPLVKKVLTNPYEEYLIVGLKWISSVLKNWWEDLRTSGCSGSTTCKLPKDRNFQAFNQQLLELWYQNPSLKSVSGTAGDMAKVIDSFLSQLT
- the LOC116670000 gene encoding KATNB1-like protein 1 isoform X2; amino-acid sequence: MDSNSEDGAHQNLEHALQQDAAQYGVTYLHGRKTKEVEYNKNEKFNRKRYPVSRSGNNAGRVKRVVSCKRKTHHLTVTRRKQLATGKTYDAANKENEMNCMQDMHQEIFDMDPWEFPLNVTNNRETGNTGSEQAGYCTLTELARDHSTMTDVLYGRHLRLKVSLTLWQRNVGELLTYFVRIQDIGVFVDFLPLISKSIEEDPHRVTIGYCVDLFPLVKKVLTNPYEEYLIVGLKWISSVLKNWWEDLRTSGCSGSTTCKLPKDRNFQAFNQQLLELWYQNPSLKSVSGTAGDMAKVIDSFLSQLT